The Dendropsophus ebraccatus isolate aDenEbr1 chromosome 10, aDenEbr1.pat, whole genome shotgun sequence genome has a segment encoding these proteins:
- the NELFB gene encoding negative elongation factor B gives MFAGLQELGIANGEDLKETLTNCTEPLKAIEQFQTENGVLLPSLQSALPFLDLHSIPRLEFHQTVFDELREKLLERVSAIASEGKAEDRYRKLEELLEKSFPLVKMPSIQPVVMCVMKHLPKVPEKKLKLVMADKDLYKACAVEVKRQIWQDNQALFGDEVSPLLKQYILEKENILLSSDLSVLHNFFSLSPKTRRQGEVVHKLTQMIGKNVKLYDMVLQFLRTLFLRTRNVHYCTLRAELLMSLHDLDVSEICSVDPCHKFTWCLDACIREKYVDAKRARELQGFLDGVKKGQEQVLGDLSMILCDPFAINTLALSTIRNLQELISQESLPRDNHELHLLLRMLSLGHGAWDMIDSQVFKEPKLDTDLITKFLPLLMSLVVDDYTFNVEHKLPTEEKVPVTYPNTLPDVFTKFLLENRIACEVGLYYLLHITKQRNKNSLLRLLPAIKETYNDTAFTDIFLHLFTSNLTLLSEEFGSEEFCTQIFDGFFLVALTKKENIHRHVLRLLLHLHHKVAPSKLESLQKALEPTKTSGEPVKDLYNQLSEKLQQKKPSPPAAEPEPAPMDLPLHNMPTPPVV, from the exons GCCATAGAGCAATTCCAG ACTGAGAATGGCGTCCTGTTGCCGTCGCTGCAGTCAGCGTTACCATTCCTGGATCTTCACAGCATCCCGCGTCTTGAGTTCCACCAGACGGTGTTCGATGAACTAAGAGAGAAGTTACTGGAGAGAGTGTCCGCCATCGCCTCGGAGGGCAAAGCTGAGGACAG ATATAGAAAATTAGAAGAGCTCCTGGAGAAGTCCTTCCCGTTGGTGAAGATGCCGTCCATCCAGCCGGTGGTCATGTGTGTGATGAAGCATCTGCCCAAG GTGCCTGAGAAGAAGCTGAAGCTGGTGATGGCCGACAAGGATCTGTATAAAGCCTGCGCGGTGGAGGTGAAGCGGCAGATCTGGCAGGATAACCAGGCTCTGTTTGGGGACGAGGTCTCTCCTCTGCTTAAGCAATACATCCTGGAGAAAGAGAACATACTGCTCAGCAGCGACCTCTCCGTCCTgcacaacttcttcagcctttcCCCAAAGACCAGACGCCAGGGGGAG GTCGTCCATAAACTGACTCAGATGATCGGGAAGAATGTGAAGCTGTATGACATGGTCCTGCAGTTCCTGCGCACTCTCTTTTTAAGGACTCGAAATGTTCACTACTGCACCTTGCGAGCCGAGCTGCTGATGTCTCTGCATGACCTGGATGTCAGTGAGATCTGCTCAGTTGACCCCTGCCACAAG TTCACCTGGTGCCTGGACGCCTGCATCCGAGAGAAGTATGTAGACGCAAAGAGAGCGCGAGAATTACAGGGATTTCTTGATGGAGTGAAGAAGGGGCAAGAACAGGTTCTGGG AGACTTGTCCATGATCCTGTGTGACCCCTTTGCCATCAACACTTTAGCTTTGAGCACCATCCGGAATCTTCAGGAGTTGATCAGCCAAGAATCTCTGCCCAGG GACAACCATGAATTACATCTGCTTCTTAGAATGCTTTCCCTGGGGCATGGAGCCTGGGACATGATAGACAGTCAGGTGTTCAAGGAGCCGAAGCTG GACACAGATCTGATCACTAAGTTTTTGCCTCTCCTGATGTCCTTAGTAGTGGACGACTACACATTTAATGTAGAACACAAGTTACCGACCGAAGAGAAAGTGCCAGTCACCTACCCCAATACCCTGCCGGATGTCTTCACTAA GTTTTTGCTGGAAAACAGAATTGCCTGTGAGGTGGGACTGTATTACCTGCTACACATCACAAAGCAGAGGAATAAGAACTCTCTACTCCGCCTGCTGCCCGCCATCA AAGAGACATACAATGACACAGCCTTCACAGACATCTTCCTGCACCTCTTTACCAGTAACCTGACCCTGCTCTCCGAGGAGTTTGGCTCTGAAGAATTTTGCACCCAGATATTTGATGGTTTCTTCCTTGTCGCCCTCACCAA GAAAGAAAACATTCACAGACACGTCCTCCGCCTACTGCTCCACCTACACCACAAAGTGGCCCCTTCCAAACTGGAGTCTTTACAGAAAGCCCTGGAACCTACCAAAACA AGTGGTGAGCCAGTGAAGGATCTTTATAACCAGCTGAGTGAAAAGCTGCAGCAGAAGAAGCCTAGCCCCCCAGCCGCTGAACCGGAGCCCGCACCCATGGACTTGCCCCTACACAACATGCCCACGCCTCCGGTGGTTTAA